A window from Triticum aestivum cultivar Chinese Spring chromosome 6D, IWGSC CS RefSeq v2.1, whole genome shotgun sequence encodes these proteins:
- the LOC123144513 gene encoding NADH dehydrogenase [ubiquinone] 1 beta subcomplex subunit 3-B, protein MAKGGKGLNATGEFFRRRDEWRRHPMVGNQLRHATPGLGIAIVAFGIYLVGEAAYNRLYRPAGDNHH, encoded by the coding sequence ATGGCGAAGGGCGGGAAGGGGCTGAACGCGACGGGCGAGTTTTTCCGGCGCCGTGACGAGTGGAGGAGGCACCCTATGGTGGGGAACCAGCTGCGCCACGCCACTCCGGGGCTAGGCATCGCCATCGTCGCCTTTGGGATCTACCTTGTCGGCGAGGCCGCCTACAACCGCCTCTACCGCCCCGCCGGCGACAACCACCACTAG